Part of the Yersinia hibernica genome, GCATTGCAGTCGATTCCGCGCTCATTGGTTGAGGCCGCGGCTATTGATGGTGCCGGTCCGGTTCGCCGTTTCTTCAATTTGGTCTTGCCGCTGATTTCACCGGTCAGTTTCTTCCTGCTGGTGGTGAATCTGGTGTATGCCTTCTTTGATACTTTCCCGGTGATTGATGCGGCGACTGGCGGCGGCCCGATGCAGGCCACCACCACCCTAATTTATAAAATTTATCGTGAAGGTTTTGCTGGCTTGGATTTATCCAGTTCAGCGGCGCAGTCGGTGGTTCTGATGTTGCTGGTGATTGGCTTGACGATTATCCAGTTCCGCTTTGTTGAGCGTAAGGTGCGTTACCAATGATTGAGAATCGCCGTGGGCTGGATATTTTCTGCCATGTCATGCTGATTATTGGCGTGTTACTGATTTTGTTCCCGCTGTATGTGGCCTTGGTCGCCGCGTCCTTGGATGACACACAGGTATTTCAGGTGCCGATGACCCTGATTCCTGGCCCGCATCTATGGCAAAATATCAGCCATATCTGGCATGCCGGTGTGGGTAATAATAGTGCGCCTTTTGGACTGATGCTGTTGAACAGTTTTGTGATGGCGTTTGCCATTACCGTCGGCAAAATCACGGTGTCGATGTTGTCTGCCTATGCCATTGTTTACTTCCGCTTTCCGCTGCGCAATCTGTTTTTCTGGTTGATTTTCCTCACTTTAATGCTGCCAGTGGAAGTGCGTATTTTCCCGACTATTCAAGTTATTGCCAACCTGAACATGCTTGACAGCTACACCGGCCTCACCTTGCCGTTGATGGCCTCGGCGACCGCCACATTTTTATTCCGTCAGTTCTTTATGACTCTGCCAGATGAGTTATTGGAAGCCGCGCGAATTGATGGCGCGGGTGCGATGCGCTTTTTCTGGGACATCGTCTTGCCGCTCTCCAAAACCAATTTGGCGGCACTGTTTGTTATCACTTTTATCTATGGATGGAACCAATATCTCTGGCCAATCCTGATTACCAGTGATGCTTCGATGGGGACGGCGGTGGCGGGAATTAGAAGCATGATTTCCACCTCTGGCGCACCAACCCAGTGGAATCAGGTGATGGCAGCAATGATTTTGACTTTAATTCCACCGGTCGCGGTGGTCCTTCTGATGCAGCGCTGGTTTGTTCGCGGCCTGGTAGACAGCGAGAAGTAATCTGATATGGCATGTTTAAAGCTCCAAGCAGTCACCAAATCTTATGACGGCGTTACGCCGGTGATAAAACAGATTGATTTAGATGTTGCGGATGGCGAGTTTATCGTGATGGTCGGCCCGTCCGGCTGCGGTAAATCAACATTACTGCGCATGGTCGCCGGGCTAGAACGCACCACCAGTGGGGATATCTATATTGATAATCAACGGGTAACTGACTTAGAACCCAAAGATCGCGGCATCGCCATGGTCTTTCAGAATTACGCGCTGTATCCCCATATGAGTGTGTTTGACAATATGGCTTATGGCTTGAAAATTCGCGGTTTTGGCAAAGAGCAGATCCGCCAGCGCGTTGATGAAGCGGCCCGCATTCTGGAGTTACAACCACTGCTGCAACGCAAGCCACGCGAACTCTCAGGTGGTCAGCGCCAACGTGTGGCGATGGGCCGGGCTATTGTGCGCGAACCCGCGGTATTTCTCTTTGATGAGCCGCTTTCCAATCTGGATGCCAAGCTGCGGGTGCAGATGCGCCTTGAACTGCAACAATTGCATCGCCGCCTGAAAACCACCAGTTTGTATGTGACCCATGATCAGGTCGAGGCCATGACCTTAGCCCAGCGAGTTATCGTGATGAACAAAGGTGTGGCAGAGCAAATTGGCACGCCAAGTGAGGTTTATCAACGGCCAGCCTCCTTGTTTGTCGCCAGCTTTATTGGCTCACCGGCCATGAATTTGCTAGCCGGAACGGTGAGTCAGGATGGGCGTAACTTTATTTTATCAGATGGTGTGGCACTCCCGTTGGCGGTGCCACGGCCGCAATGGGCTTCCCGGCACTTGACCCTGGGTATCCGCCCGGAGCATATTCAGGCAACAACGTCAGCGCAGGGTATCCCGCTGGCTTTATTAACGCTCGAATTATTAGGGGCGGATAATTTAGCCCATGGGCAATGGGGTGGGCAGGGTGTTATCGTCCGGTTATCTCATGAAGAAATGCCTGCGGCGGGCAGTATACTGTATTTATATCTGCCGCCCACGGCGCTGCACTTTTTTGATTCAGACAGCGGATTACGGATGGAATCATGAGTAAAAACTGGCCTTATCCTACTATTGTTGCCCACCGGGGCGGCGGCTCATTAGCACCGGAAAATACCTTGGCGGCGATTGATGTTGGTGCGCGTCATGGCCATAAAATGATTGAGTTTGATGCCAAATTATCGCAAGACGGCCAGATATTTCTCCTGCATGACGACACCCTAGAGCGCACCAGCAACGGCTGGGGGGTGGCGGGCGATTTACCCTGGGAAAAGCTGCTGCAGTTGGATGTTGGTGACTGGTACAGCCCGGCCTTTCACGGTGAGCGCTTGCCATTGCTCTCAGAGGTGGCCGCTCGCTGCGCCCAGTATGGTATGGCCGCGAATATTGAAATTAAACCGACCACCGGCACTGAAACCCCCACCGGTCGGGCCATTGCGCTGGCTGCTCGGCTATTGTGGCAAAGTCAGGTGATACCGCCGTTATTATCCTCCTTTTCGTTTGATGCATTAGCCGCAGCACAGCAGGCCGCCCCTGAGCTACCGCGCGGTTTATTGCTGGATAAATGGGATGATAACTGGCAGGCAATGACCCGCGAGTTGGATTGTGTTTCTTTGCATATTAACCACAAACAATTGACGGCCGAGCGGGTGGCCTTACTCAAAGCCGCAGGGCTGCATATTTTGGTGTATACCGTCAACCAACCTGCGCGTGCGCAGGAATTGTTAAATTGGGGCGTTGACTGCCTCTGTACTGACCGTATAGATTTGATAGGGACAAATTTTACCGGCTGCTGACCCCATCCTATAAGTTATTCCTGCCCACTATAATAAACCGGTCAGCCATTCTTACATTTACGGGCTCACCTGGCCCGGTTTGACAGGAAGTAAACCATGCCCGCCTTTGTTATTTCGCTCTGGCACCAGATTGTTTTGTCTTCTCCGCTCTTTGTGTTGCTCGCGCTGGGGTACTGTTTGGTGCGATTTGGCAAGTGGCCGTCGACTATCACGGATGGCTTAACTCGGTTTGTTTTCTCCCTTGCTTTACCCGCAATGCTGTTTCGTATGATGTGCGATTTCTCCGAGCGCCCGGCAGTTGATGCGCGTCTGCTGATTGCCTTTTTTGGTAGCTGTTTGGTGGTATTTATTATTGGACGAGTTATCGCCAGCCGGGTGTTTCATCTTGATGGTGTGTCCGGCTCAGTGTTTGCCCTCGGCGGGATTTTTTCCAATAATGTGATGCTGGGGCTGCCCATCGCCACCCTGATGTTGGGCGAAAAAGCTATCCCGGCGGTGGCGCTGGTTTTGGTGTTTAATGGCCTGATTTTATGGACATTAGTGACTATCTCAGTGGAGTGGGCGCGCAATGGTTCACCGACGTTAGCCGGTTTTGCCAAAACAGCCCGCAGTGTACTAACTAACCCATTGATTATTGGGATTATCTCGGGCACCTTATTTAGCCTGACGGGCTTGCAACTTCCGCCGGTTATCGACCAGCCCGTCACCCTGTTAGGGCAGGTGGCACCGCCATTATCATTGATTGTACTGGGCATGGGGCTGGCGGAATACCGGGTGAGTGAAGGTTGGCAAATCAGCAGTGCCATTTGTGTACTTAAGCTAATCGTGCAACCCATGGTGATATGGGCACTGGCGTGGGCCATGAATTTACCGGCACTCGAAACCCAGGTGGTGGTCTTGCTGGGCTCAATGGCCACTGGCGTCAATGTTTATCTGATGTCACGTCAATTTAATGTGCTGACCGGCCCTGCCGCCGCCAGTTTAGTGATGTCTACCGTGCTTGCGGCGGTGACCACACCACTGATTTTGACCATTATTGGTGCCGGGGTGTAACTGCGGGCGCGGTGCGCTCCAGGGGGGCGCTCATTCCATCCCCAGCTTAGCCGCTATAGCATCATTTCAGTCACTGGCTGAGGGGTGAATGTTATTCATGTGGTCAATTGTTAACCTCATGTAAACCCACTTCAGCTGAAAATTGTCTTCCGCTTCCGCTACAATGGCACTTTATCACCTCAAAGAGCCAATTTACTGTGTTTTTACTGGTCATTACCACCCTCTTATGGGCGTTCTCTTTTAGCCTGATTGGCGAATATCTGGCCGGGCAGGTGGATAGCTGGTTTTCTGTGCTGATGCGTGTCGGGTTGGCAGCGCTGGTTTTTTTACCTTTCCTGCGTTGGCGCAACATCCCCTGGCGGGTTTGCCTGCTGTATATGACCGTGGGTGCAATTCAGTTAGGTATCATGTACTTATTCAGCTTCCGCGCCTATCTCTATCTTACGGTGCCGGAGTTTTTGCTGTTCACCGTGATGACACCACTGTATGTCACATTAATTTATGATGTGCTACGCCGCCAGCGCCTGCGTTGGGGTTATGCCCTGAGTGCTTTGCTGGCGGTGCTAGGGGCGGCAATCATTCGTTATGACCATCTCAGTGAACATTTTTGGTGGGGATTGATGCTGGTTCAGGCCGCTAATATCTGTTTTGCCATTGGCCAAGTGGGGTATAAGCGCTTGATGGAAGTCCACCCAATCCCGCAGCATGTGGCGTTTTCATGGTTTTATGTCGGCGCTCTGGTGGTTGCCGTCATCGCCTGGTTTGCTTTCGGTAACCCACAGAAACTGCCAACCACATCATTGCAGTGGGGCGTGCTGGTTTGGCTCGGTGTGGGGGCCTCGGCTTTGGGATACTTCATGTGGAACTATGGCGCGACACAAGTTGATGCCGGCACCTTGGGAATCATGAATAACATGCATGTTCCGGCTGGGTTACTGGTGAATCTGGCCATTTGGCAAGAAAAACCCCATTGGCCCAGCTTTATCATTGGGGCAATTGTGATAATGGCTTCGCTATGGGTACACCGGCGTTGGGTCGCTGTGCACTCTTTACAAATGGCAGATTCTCGCAAGCGTGTTGCCGGGCCGAACGAATAAAAGCTTCTGTGACCGGTTGGCGCTGTTCTCCATCACGGACGGCGGCGTATAACCGGCTCCACAAGCCATTTCCCAGTGTTTTCGTGACTACCAATCCCTGACGTTCGAAGCTCTCGACCACCCAGTGTGGCAGGGCGGCGATCCCCATCCGTGCTGAAACCATTTGAATCAACAACAAGGTATTATCGACATTTTTCAGCGACGGGCTAATGCCCGCGGGTTGCAAGAAATGCCGCCAGATATCTAGCCGCTGGCGCTGTACTGGGTAAATCATCAACACTTCTTGCGCCAAATCCTCCGGTTCAATGCGGGCGTTCTTGGCCAATGGATGGTCTGGCGCCAGCACCAGCCGCACTTCAAAATCAAACATCGGTGAATAGTGCAGACCACTGCGCGGCAAGATGTCAGACGTCAGTACCAAATCCAACTCCCCTTGCTGCAAAGCTGGCTGTGGGTCGAATGTCACGCCTGATTGGAAGTCCATTGCCACTTGGGGCCAGCTTTTGTGGAAACTGTCCAGCGCCGGTGTTAGCCACTGTATACAGCTATGGCATTCGATGGCGATACGCAGCGCGGTTTGGTGTGGTTCATTGCAGGTTTGCAGCGCTTGCTTGATTTGCGGCAGCACTTGTTCTGCTAGCTGCAACAGGATCTCACCTTGTGTAGTGAAACGTAATGGTTGGCTTTTACGCACAAACAGACGGAAACCCAGACGTTGTTCCAAGTCACTGAATTGATGAGATAAAGCTGACTGAGTCTGATGAAGTTGTGTCGCCGCCGCAGCCAGTGAGCCGGTATTGCGCAAAGCTTGTAGGGTGCGTAAGTGTTTCAGTTCGATCATGAGAGTCCTTCACAGTGACAGTGAACAAATTGCGCTTGTGATTAATACAGTACCTGCTGATTATAGATGTGTAAACATCTGGATGGCTAAATGGGAGATAAGACGATGACAATTTTAAATCACACACTGGGTTTTCCGCGTGTAGGTCTGAAACGTGAACTGAAAAAAGCACAAGAAAGTTACTGGGCAGGCAACTCCACGCAAGAAGAATTGCTCAATGTGGGTCGTGAATTGCGCGCCCGCCATTGGCAACAGCAACAACAAGCTGGCGTTGATTTGCTGCCAGTCGGTGATTTCGCTTGGTATGACCATGTATTGACCACCAGTTTGCTGCTGGGTAATGTCCCAGAGCGCCATCAGAATGCCGATGGTTCGATTGACTTAGATACCTTGTTCCGCATCGGCCGTGGCCGCGCACCGACCGGCACACCGGCGGCGGCGGCAGAAATGACGAAATGGTTTAATACTAACTATCACTACATGGTGCCGGAGTTCCAACAGGGTCAGCAGTTCAAACTGGGCTGGACTCAACTGTTAGATGAGGTGGATGAGGCGCTGGCTTTGGGCCACAAAATCAAGCCGGTACTGCTTGGCCCGCTAACTTATCTGTGGTTGGGTAAAGTGAAAGGTGAGCAGTTTGACCGCCTCTCATTGCTAAAAGATATTTTGCCAGTTTACCAGCAAGTCTTGGCCGAATTGGCAAAACGCGGTATCGAGTGGGTACAGATTGACGAGCCGGCATTGGTATTGGAATTGCCACAAGAGTGGCTGAATGCCTATCAACCGGCTTACCAGGCACTGCAAGGCCAGGTTAAAGTGCTGCTGACCACTTATTTCGACAGCATCGGCCACAACCTTGACACTATTCGCACGCTACCCGTGCAAGGCCTGCATGTTGATGTGGTAGCGGGCCAGGATGACCTTGCTAGCCTGAATGCGGAGCTGCCAAAAGAGTGGCTGTTATCACTGGGGGTTATCAATGGCCGTAATGTATGGCGCGCCGATCTGAGTCATTGGTTTGAGCGCCTGCAACCTTTGGTGAATAGCCGCTCGCTATGGTTGGGCAGCTCTTGCTCCTTATTACATAGCCCGATTGATTTAAGTGAAGAAACCCGCCTTGATGCAGAAGTGAAGAGCTGGTTTGCCTTTGCCCTGCAAAAATGTGCCGAGCTGGCGCTGCTAACACAGGCGCTGAATGCCCCGACACCAAGCAAACTGGCTGAATTGGCCGCTTACAGTGCGCCAATTCGTGCTCGTCGTGCTTCCAGCCGTGTTCACAATGTACAAGTAGAACAGCGTTTGGCGGCAATCACCGCACAAGATATTGAGCGCCAACTGCCTTATCAGGCTCGTGCTGTTGTCCAGCGCCAGCGCTTTAACTTACCGGCCTGGCCGACCACCACCATCGGCTCATTCCCGCAAACCACCGAAATCCGTGGCTTGCGTTTGGATTTCAAACAGGGCCGTTTAGATGGCAAAAACTATCGCACGGGCATCAGCGAGCACATCAAACAAGCTATTGCGGAGCAGGAACGTTTGGGTCTGGACGTCTTGGTGCATGGCGAAGCTGAACGTAATGATATGGTTGAATATTTCGGTGAGCATCTGGACGGCTTTGTCTTTACGCAAAATGGTTGGGTGCAGAGCTATGGGTCACGTTGTGTTAAACCACCGGTGATTATTGGTGATATCAGCCGCCCTGAAGCCATTACCGTTGAATGGGCCAAGTATGCTCAATCTCTGACGAACAAGCCGGTAAAAGGCATGTTGACTGGGCCGGTGACTATTCTGTGCTGGTCATTCCCCCGCGAAGATGTGAGCCGTGAAACCATTGCTAAACAAATTGCGCTGGCACTGCGTGATGAAGTTGAGGATCTGGAGAAGGCCGGTATTGGCATCATCCAGATTGATGAGCCAGCGCTGCGCGAAGGTCTGCCTCTGCGCCGTGCTGATTGGCAAGCTTATCTGCAGTGGGCGGTTGATGCTTTTAAATTGAATGCAGCGGTCGCGCAAAACGATACTCAGATTCACACCCATATGTGTTATTGCGAGTTCAATGACATCATGGATTCGATTGCTGCGCTGGATGCTGATGTGATTACTATCGAAACTTCCCGGTCAGATATGGAATTGTTGGAGTCATTTGAAGATTTCGCCTACCCGAATGAAATTGGCCCCGGCGTTTATGATATTCACTCACCGAATGTGCCAAGTGTGGAGTGGATGGAGGCTTTACTGTGTAAGGCGGCGCAGCGGATCCCAGCAGAACGTTTGTGGGTTAACCCAGACTGTGGTTTGAAAACCCGTGGCTGGCCGGAAACCCGTCAGGCGCTGGCCAACATGGTGCTTGCAGCACAGCGCTTGCGGGCAGAACAAGCTTAATAACGGTTTACTCTGTTGTGAGACTTTGGGCGCATATTTTGCGCCCTTTTTTTGGACTATTATTCATCGGCCTCAGGCACTGGATTCGCCGCAACCCCGTGTTCTGCAAACCAGTCTAGCATGCGCTGCCAGCCATCCAGTGCGGACTCGGCGTGATAACTGGGGCGGTAATCAGCATAAAATGCATGCCCGGCATCGGGATAAACAATGATTTCGGCATCGGCATTTGCGGCCCGTAGTGCTTGGCGCATGGTGTCGATATGTTCTTGGGTAATACTGCCATCTTTGCCGCCATATAACCCCAACACCGGTGCGCTGAGGTTGACGGCACTATCAACCGGATATTTCGGCAGCAGTAAAGTTTTCTCGCCGACCAATTTGCCATACCAAGCCGCTGCCGCTTTTAATTGCGGGTTATGGGCGGCATATAACCAGGCTATCCGCCCACCCCAACAAAAGCCGGTAATGGCCAATTTGTTGGAATCACCGCCGTGGCGCGATGCCCAATGCGCAGTATGGTCAAGGTCAACCATCACCTGTCTATCCGGTATTTTGCTGACCAGATTTTTAACTAATGCATTGATATCATCATATTCTTTGGCATCCCCTTGGCGAAAAAATAGCTCAGGGGCGATGGCCAGATATCCCTGTTTCGCCAGCCTGCGGCAGATATCCTGAATGTGTTCATGCACACCAAAGATTTCTTGTACAACAATAACAACAGGATATGGGCCAGTATGTTGGGCTGGCTTGGCAATATAGGCCGGTAACTCATCGCCTTGAGACGGGATAGTGGTTTCTGTGCAGTGAATACCGTGTTGATTGGTATGGCGGGTCGTCGGGGCCAGCGGATTGACTGCGGGGGTGAATCCGCTGGTCGCCATTCTGAGAGTCATAGATTGATCCGTTTTCACTGTGATCTCCTTGCGAAATGAGGAAAGTATGGCTCAATAAAGCCTTATTGGGTTGAGCTATCCATGGCTCTGATATTTGCAGTTCTCGACTTTAACTATAGGTAATCTGTGGGATTAATGAGATCAGGTTTTGCCGTAATTCAGTGTTTTATTGCAACATGGGATCTGTCTGATAAGTCAGCGAATAAAGATAAACACACAACATTAATCAATGAGTTCTATTCTTGTTATTCATATATAAAATGACTAGCTCTGTGGTCTGCTTTGTATGAAAAATAGTCTCAGCGTCTTTGTTTTGTGATTAGAGTCACTAATTTAATGTATGTGGAATTTTCATTTCTTTTATCAAGGTGACTCTCGTCACGAAATAATGTGATGATTTTGAGTAAAATATTCCTTTGTACCTCCCTATAACATCTTTCATGAAAGAGGAGTCTCACACATGGCTAAATCTGACGTTTTTCACTTAGGTCTGACTAAAAATGATCTGCAAGGGGCGACTCTGGCTATCGTGCCGGGTGACCCACAGCGTGTTGAGAAAATCGCTAAATTGATGGATAACCCAGTACATCTGGCGTCACATCGTGAATTTACCTCATGGCGCGCCGAACTTGATGGCAAAGCGGTGATTGTCTGCTCAACTGGGATTGGTGGCCCATCCACCTCTATTGCGGTTGAAGAATTAGCGCAACTCGGTGTGCGGACGTTCCTGCGTATTGGCACTACCGGTGCGATTCAGCCGCATATTAATGTGGGTGATGTATTGGTCACAACCGCCGCAGTGCGCTTAGACGGTGCCAGCCTGCACTTTGCGCCAATGGAATTCCCGGCAGTGGCTGATTTTGACTGCACCACAGCATTAGTTAATGCGGCTAAATCAGTGGGCGCGACGACTCATATTGGTGTCACCGCCTCCTCAGATACTTTCTATCCAGGGCAAGAACGCTACGATACCTACTCTGGCCGTGTTGTCCGCCGCTTCAAAGGCTCCATGGAAGAGTGGCAATCTATGGGAGTGATGAATTATGAAATGGAATCAGCCACATTGCTGACAATGTGTGCCAGCCAGGGCCTGCGTGCCGGTATGGTCGCTGGGGTCATTGTTAACCGTACCCAGCAAGAAATTCCGAACGAAGAAACCATGAAAACAACTGAAAGCCATGCGGTGAAAATTGTCGTTGAAGCGGCTCGCCACCTACTGTAATGCCCGCCACTGGCGGATGAATAACTCGTGGTAAATGAATCAGTGAATGTCATACGAGCAGGTCAGTTTACTGGCCTGTTCTTTATTTCGGCTGATTATCTGTTAATGTCGTAGCTCTTATAATGGACAATAATAAGAGGAAAATATGACAACACCTGCTCTATCTCATCCTTCCCTACTGCCACTGGATGGTGGTATTAACTTTCGTGATCTTGGTGGTAACGTTGTTGCCGATGGCCGACTTATCAAGCGCGGGCTATTATTTCGCTCGGGTTCACTTGACCGTTTGAGTTCCAAAGATTGTCAGGTTCTTAGCGGTGGCTCGGTTGCTCAAATTCTAGATTATCGCGACGCAGATGAAGTTCAGGCCAAACCTGACATTATTTGGCAGGGTGCCAGCTATCACAATATTCCAGCCAATCCGCTCAGCAGTGAAGTTAACGCCAATCTTGAGAAACTGACTAACGAGACGTTAGCGACATTTGATGCCAGAGCCTTCATGCTAGAGCTTTATCGCCGCTTACCATTTAATAATCAGGCTTATAAGCAATTGGTCAGTTTGCTACATAATAGTGCTTCGCCAGAGCATGCCGCGGCTGGTGTAGTGCAGCACTGTGCTGTCGGAAAAGACCGCACCGGAGTGGGGTCGGCATTGGTACTGTTTGCTTTAGGGGCTGATGAAGCAACCGTCCTGGAAGATTACCTGCTAACTGAAACCACACTGGCACCTTTTCGTGAACATATGCTGGCTGAACTGGCGCTTAAATTAAATGAGCAAGCGCTAGGTCAATTTGCTTTTGTACTTTCGGCTCGAGAAGAGTTTATTCAAACCGCCCTGCGCAGTATTCAAGAGCGCTATGGTAGCCGTGAGCAATGGCTACAGCAGGAATTTGGTCTTGGCAGCAGTGAGCGTGAAAAATTGCAGTCATATTTCTTGGAGTAATGGCATACCAAGAGCCTACTTTTGTAATTTCTCATCTATTGGGCCACCACTCGGTGGCTTTTTCTAACCGCTTAATGATGCAAACTACCGCTTAACCAGTTCGCTGATATTTCTCTTAGGGCCAAGCGTATGTTAACGCCTGACAAATTCCCTGGAGAGAATGCTCATGCAACATGCGATTACCTTTGTTATCGCCTCCGCGTGTATCCTTATGATCTGCTACCGTTTATACGGTATCTTTTTTGTTCGTAAGGTGCTGCGAGTCGATGACAGTGAAGTTACACCTTCCCACACCTTTGAAGATGGTAAAGATTACGTCCCAACTAAAAAATGGGTGAACTTTGGTAGCCACTTCGCAGCTATTGCTGCTGCTGGCCCCTTGGTTGGCCCTGTATTGGCAGCACAATATGGCTATTTGCCCGGTTTCCTGTGGTTACTGATTGGCTGTGTTATCGGTGGTGCCGTGCATGACACCGTGGTTCTGTTCGCCTCAATGAAACATCAGGGTAAGTCCCTGTCTGAAGTGGCGAAATCAGAACTTGGGCCAGTCGCGGGCTGGTGTACCGGTCTTGCTATGCTATTTATTATCACTATTACCATGGCTGGGCTGTCGATGGTGGTGGTACATGCCTTGGAGCGTAACCCTTGGGGTACTTTCGCGGTCTTCATGACAATCCCTATCGCAATTTGTGTTGGTTTATGGGAACGCATGACCGGCAGCATGAAAGGGGCTTCTTATGTCGGTATCGCCGCCATTATGGTGTGTGTGTTTGTCGGCCCTTACATTGAAGGCACTTGGCTTGGTGAATGGCTAATGCTGAAAGCCGATACTGTTAGTATTATTCTGCCAATGTATGCTTTCTTCGCGACGGCTTTGCCGGTCTGGATGCTGTTAACCCCCCGTGGCTATCTCTCCAGCTTTATGAAAATCGGCGTATTTGGTGCACTGATTGTTGGTGTTGTATTTATTAACCCTGAAATTCAATTCCCAGCAGTAACACAGTTCATTCACGGCGGTGGCCCAGTTCTGGCCGGCCCTGTCTGGCCGTTTATCTCTATTACCATTGCTTGTGGTGCTATTTCTGGTTTCCATGCCTTTATCGGCTCAGGTACTACACCAAAACAGATTGATAAATGGAGTGATATCTTACCTGTCGGGTTTGGAGCAATGCTGGCCGAATGTATGGTTGGGGTAATGGCCCTGATCGCGGCAACTTCCCTGCATCCTGCTGACTATTTTGCAATCAACTCTTCGGCGGAGGCCTGGAGTGTGCTGGGT contains:
- a CDS encoding sn-glycerol-3-phosphate import ATP-binding protein UgpC; the encoded protein is MACLKLQAVTKSYDGVTPVIKQIDLDVADGEFIVMVGPSGCGKSTLLRMVAGLERTTSGDIYIDNQRVTDLEPKDRGIAMVFQNYALYPHMSVFDNMAYGLKIRGFGKEQIRQRVDEAARILELQPLLQRKPRELSGGQRQRVAMGRAIVREPAVFLFDEPLSNLDAKLRVQMRLELQQLHRRLKTTSLYVTHDQVEAMTLAQRVIVMNKGVAEQIGTPSEVYQRPASLFVASFIGSPAMNLLAGTVSQDGRNFILSDGVALPLAVPRPQWASRHLTLGIRPEHIQATTSAQGIPLALLTLELLGADNLAHGQWGGQGVIVRLSHEEMPAAGSILYLYLPPTALHFFDSDSGLRMES
- a CDS encoding carboxylate/amino acid/amine transporter; its protein translation is MFLLVITTLLWAFSFSLIGEYLAGQVDSWFSVLMRVGLAALVFLPFLRWRNIPWRVCLLYMTVGAIQLGIMYLFSFRAYLYLTVPEFLLFTVMTPLYVTLIYDVLRRQRLRWGYALSALLAVLGAAIIRYDHLSEHFWWGLMLVQAANICFAIGQVGYKRLMEVHPIPQHVAFSWFYVGALVVAVIAWFAFGNPQKLPTTSLQWGVLVWLGVGASALGYFMWNYGATQVDAGTLGIMNNMHVPAGLLVNLAIWQEKPHWPSFIIGAIVIMASLWVHRRWVAVHSLQMADSRKRVAGPNE
- the ugpQ gene encoding glycerophosphodiester phosphodiesterase — encoded protein: MSKNWPYPTIVAHRGGGSLAPENTLAAIDVGARHGHKMIEFDAKLSQDGQIFLLHDDTLERTSNGWGVAGDLPWEKLLQLDVGDWYSPAFHGERLPLLSEVAARCAQYGMAANIEIKPTTGTETPTGRAIALAARLLWQSQVIPPLLSSFSFDALAAAQQAAPELPRGLLLDKWDDNWQAMTRELDCVSLHINHKQLTAERVALLKAAGLHILVYTVNQPARAQELLNWGVDCLCTDRIDLIGTNFTGC
- the metE gene encoding 5-methyltetrahydropteroyltriglutamate--homocysteine S-methyltransferase — its product is MTILNHTLGFPRVGLKRELKKAQESYWAGNSTQEELLNVGRELRARHWQQQQQAGVDLLPVGDFAWYDHVLTTSLLLGNVPERHQNADGSIDLDTLFRIGRGRAPTGTPAAAAEMTKWFNTNYHYMVPEFQQGQQFKLGWTQLLDEVDEALALGHKIKPVLLGPLTYLWLGKVKGEQFDRLSLLKDILPVYQQVLAELAKRGIEWVQIDEPALVLELPQEWLNAYQPAYQALQGQVKVLLTTYFDSIGHNLDTIRTLPVQGLHVDVVAGQDDLASLNAELPKEWLLSLGVINGRNVWRADLSHWFERLQPLVNSRSLWLGSSCSLLHSPIDLSEETRLDAEVKSWFAFALQKCAELALLTQALNAPTPSKLAELAAYSAPIRARRASSRVHNVQVEQRLAAITAQDIERQLPYQARAVVQRQRFNLPAWPTTTIGSFPQTTEIRGLRLDFKQGRLDGKNYRTGISEHIKQAIAEQERLGLDVLVHGEAERNDMVEYFGEHLDGFVFTQNGWVQSYGSRCVKPPVIIGDISRPEAITVEWAKYAQSLTNKPVKGMLTGPVTILCWSFPREDVSRETIAKQIALALRDEVEDLEKAGIGIIQIDEPALREGLPLRRADWQAYLQWAVDAFKLNAAVAQNDTQIHTHMCYCEFNDIMDSIAALDADVITIETSRSDMELLESFEDFAYPNEIGPGVYDIHSPNVPSVEWMEALLCKAAQRIPAERLWVNPDCGLKTRGWPETRQALANMVLAAQRLRAEQA
- a CDS encoding AEC family transporter, with amino-acid sequence MPAFVISLWHQIVLSSPLFVLLALGYCLVRFGKWPSTITDGLTRFVFSLALPAMLFRMMCDFSERPAVDARLLIAFFGSCLVVFIIGRVIASRVFHLDGVSGSVFALGGIFSNNVMLGLPIATLMLGEKAIPAVALVLVFNGLILWTLVTISVEWARNGSPTLAGFAKTARSVLTNPLIIGIISGTLFSLTGLQLPPVIDQPVTLLGQVAPPLSLIVLGMGLAEYRVSEGWQISSAICVLKLIVQPMVIWALAWAMNLPALETQVVVLLGSMATGVNVYLMSRQFNVLTGPAAASLVMSTVLAAVTTPLILTIIGAGV
- the ugpE gene encoding sn-glycerol-3-phosphate ABC transporter permease UgpE, whose product is MIENRRGLDIFCHVMLIIGVLLILFPLYVALVAASLDDTQVFQVPMTLIPGPHLWQNISHIWHAGVGNNSAPFGLMLLNSFVMAFAITVGKITVSMLSAYAIVYFRFPLRNLFFWLIFLTLMLPVEVRIFPTIQVIANLNMLDSYTGLTLPLMASATATFLFRQFFMTLPDELLEAARIDGAGAMRFFWDIVLPLSKTNLAALFVITFIYGWNQYLWPILITSDASMGTAVAGIRSMISTSGAPTQWNQVMAAMILTLIPPVAVVLLMQRWFVRGLVDSEK
- the metR gene encoding HTH-type transcriptional regulator MetR, translating into MIELKHLRTLQALRNTGSLAAAATQLHQTQSALSHQFSDLEQRLGFRLFVRKSQPLRFTTQGEILLQLAEQVLPQIKQALQTCNEPHQTALRIAIECHSCIQWLTPALDSFHKSWPQVAMDFQSGVTFDPQPALQQGELDLVLTSDILPRSGLHYSPMFDFEVRLVLAPDHPLAKNARIEPEDLAQEVLMIYPVQRQRLDIWRHFLQPAGISPSLKNVDNTLLLIQMVSARMGIAALPHWVVESFERQGLVVTKTLGNGLWSRLYAAVRDGEQRQPVTEAFIRSARQHACENLPFVKSAQRPNAGVPIAKPLSQLPQ